A genomic region of Sulfobacillus acidophilus DSM 10332 contains the following coding sequences:
- a CDS encoding Phosphoglycerate mutase (PFAM: Phosphoglycerate mutase family~COGs: COG0406 Fructose-2 6-bisphosphatase~InterPro IPR013078~KEGG: afr:AFE_0621 phosphoglycerate mutase family protein~PFAM: Phosphoglycerate mutase~SPTR: Phosphoglycerate mutase family protein) gives MAVVYDVLLVRHGESEANKAGRLAYRTWDPPLTELGQSQAVHLMQQLRDWPVKHLVTSPLLRAQMTLKPLADHLGVVPTILPGLAEVNLGQWDGQRLKDLETANSPSFRAWRQDPEKNPPPDGESIMTVGQRVLAALETYVSTQDPGLTVAATHADCIKGAVLVILKAAGPSARSLWVPNGGQLFIRYNPPLKQWGIIFSPLQKPWIP, from the coding sequence TTGGCAGTCGTATACGATGTCTTGCTGGTCCGTCATGGGGAGAGCGAGGCAAATAAAGCCGGACGTTTAGCATATCGCACCTGGGATCCCCCGCTAACCGAACTCGGCCAGTCGCAAGCCGTTCATCTGATGCAACAACTGCGGGATTGGCCGGTGAAACACCTGGTCACCAGTCCTTTGTTGCGAGCCCAAATGACATTAAAACCGTTAGCGGATCACTTGGGCGTCGTCCCGACCATTTTACCCGGGTTAGCCGAAGTCAATCTGGGTCAATGGGACGGCCAGCGACTCAAAGATTTGGAGACCGCCAACTCCCCCTCCTTTCGAGCCTGGCGCCAAGATCCGGAGAAAAATCCTCCACCGGACGGGGAATCGATTATGACGGTGGGACAACGCGTCTTGGCCGCGCTGGAGACCTATGTCAGCACCCAGGATCCGGGATTAACGGTGGCCGCCACCCACGCCGATTGCATTAAAGGCGCCGTATTGGTCATTCTGAAAGCCGCGGGGCCGAGTGCCCGCAGCCTTTGGGTGCCCAATGGCGGACAACTGTTTATTCGCTATAATCCCCCGCTAAAACAATGGGGTATTATTTTTAGTCCCTTACAAAAACCGTGGATTCCCTAA
- a CDS encoding putative transcriptional regulator, PucR family (PFAM: Purine catabolism regulatory protein-like family~COGs: COG2508 Regulator of polyketide synthase expression~KEGG: sma:SAV_7236 hypothetical protein~SPTR: Transcriptional regulator) → MTPTVRDILKSPSFNESRVMGGSEGLTRPVQSIRMLHSPQGWDKVDPHAFILARNDIARGLFERPRWSQWLADKKIAGLGIIAARHLPAPLVESIRQAANSHQIPVLDLPDSFEYDESDISGPTQGSDPTAQVSQLLGSTDEWPHWYARFEQSLPFPVIWQRYSFELPGAPLIPTSSTRAWREPIWFGDEFFGWLERTDKVTTDKSSDGFLFQHAAKVLGWKIQQELATKTACLMTWLERPDPKGGDACVEYWPTPLMTAVVGIPPHSPASGHVRTLLNELRTLPLLASLRPAYWAMDGQVLMVFQEHPEMLDWLGKAREALQKALGQPITIGLSGPFNQLEDWPRGYREARLHWQHGWSANRQGGVFYDSRQAFWSLGQHLEPHVRDELIERILGPLLEARSSSILLETLMVYFASGGRLDVAANELYVHRNTLVYRLKRVEEILQRDLHNPDDLVDIRLAMSLWQARDPRITGFPFESPVLSQKSFGPKNSSV, encoded by the coding sequence GTGACCCCCACAGTGCGTGATATCCTCAAATCGCCGTCATTTAACGAGAGCCGGGTGATGGGCGGTAGCGAAGGGTTAACTCGTCCCGTCCAATCCATTCGTATGCTTCATTCTCCGCAAGGATGGGATAAGGTCGATCCCCATGCGTTCATTCTTGCTCGTAACGATATCGCTCGCGGGCTTTTCGAACGGCCCCGTTGGTCACAATGGCTGGCCGACAAAAAAATCGCCGGTCTCGGGATTATTGCCGCTCGCCATTTGCCGGCACCACTCGTGGAGTCGATTCGACAAGCCGCCAATTCGCATCAGATACCGGTCTTAGACCTGCCCGATTCATTTGAATATGACGAATCCGACATATCGGGTCCCACGCAAGGGAGTGATCCTACCGCGCAAGTATCGCAATTATTAGGATCAACCGACGAATGGCCTCATTGGTACGCGCGTTTTGAGCAAAGCCTCCCCTTTCCTGTGATATGGCAACGCTATTCGTTTGAATTGCCGGGAGCCCCCTTGATCCCCACCTCGAGCACCCGGGCGTGGCGAGAGCCCATCTGGTTCGGGGATGAATTTTTTGGCTGGCTTGAACGTACCGATAAAGTTACGACCGACAAGTCCTCGGACGGATTTTTGTTTCAACACGCGGCCAAAGTCTTAGGATGGAAAATCCAGCAAGAACTCGCTACCAAAACCGCCTGTCTCATGACGTGGTTGGAAAGGCCGGATCCCAAAGGAGGGGACGCCTGTGTCGAATACTGGCCGACGCCGCTCATGACCGCCGTCGTCGGCATTCCCCCTCATTCGCCGGCATCCGGGCATGTCCGGACCTTATTGAACGAATTACGCACACTCCCCCTTCTGGCGTCGTTAAGGCCCGCTTACTGGGCGATGGACGGGCAAGTCTTGATGGTTTTCCAAGAGCATCCGGAAATGCTCGATTGGCTCGGAAAGGCCCGCGAGGCACTACAAAAAGCCCTAGGGCAACCCATTACCATCGGCCTGAGCGGGCCCTTCAACCAACTGGAGGATTGGCCGCGGGGATATCGTGAGGCCCGCTTACACTGGCAACACGGCTGGTCGGCCAATCGCCAAGGAGGGGTATTTTATGATTCCCGCCAAGCGTTTTGGTCTCTAGGCCAGCATCTCGAGCCTCATGTGCGAGACGAATTGATTGAACGAATTCTGGGACCTTTGCTGGAAGCCCGGTCGTCCTCGATTTTACTGGAAACGTTGATGGTCTACTTTGCTTCCGGAGGTCGCTTAGACGTCGCCGCCAACGAGCTCTATGTTCACCGCAATACGTTGGTCTACCGGTTAAAGCGCGTGGAAGAAATTCTTCAGCGAGATTTGCATAACCCTGACGATTTGGTGGATATTCGACTGGCCATGAGTCTCTGGCAAGCCCGCGATCCCCGGATTACCGGCTTTCCTTTTGAATCCCCGGTACTAAGCCAAAAATCGTTCGGCCCCAAAAATTCCTCGGTGTAA
- a CDS encoding protein of unknown function DUF81 (PFAM: Sulfite exporter TauE/SafE~InterPro IPR002781~KEGG: afr:AFE_2351 hypothetical protein~PFAM: Protein of unknown function DUF81~SPTR: Putative uncharacterized protein), with the protein MHLGDFTAPSYVLAFIIVFFAFGIRGMLGFGSGLISVSLLIFLLPVKVVVPIVFLLDTVASLSLGTYDFKEIRWNELPWLWVFTILGLVGGAWVLKLLPGDQVTLFLGVFILLYVGYAFIVKPERLPQVSKVWGAPLGFLGGFIGSLYGGGGPSIVAYLQMRHLDKRAFRASFQFIAITDSVVRGTLYFLLGLLAGSAVISALWLLPAVVLGLWIGNRLHFRIDARRFQYLVLLVLAATGLKLMI; encoded by the coding sequence ATGCATCTTGGAGATTTCACCGCCCCGAGCTATGTTCTCGCCTTTATCATCGTCTTCTTTGCCTTTGGGATTCGCGGCATGCTGGGGTTTGGATCCGGTCTCATTTCGGTGTCGTTGTTAATTTTTCTGCTGCCCGTAAAAGTCGTGGTGCCGATTGTATTTTTATTGGACACGGTGGCCTCGTTAAGTCTGGGAACCTACGACTTCAAGGAAATTCGTTGGAACGAATTGCCCTGGCTGTGGGTCTTCACCATATTGGGATTAGTCGGCGGCGCCTGGGTTTTAAAGTTGTTGCCCGGCGATCAGGTCACCCTTTTCTTAGGCGTATTTATTCTGCTTTATGTCGGGTATGCCTTCATTGTGAAGCCGGAACGGTTGCCCCAAGTATCGAAAGTTTGGGGAGCCCCCTTAGGGTTTTTGGGCGGATTTATCGGCAGCCTCTACGGGGGAGGCGGTCCGTCGATTGTTGCCTATCTGCAAATGCGCCATCTCGACAAACGAGCTTTTCGAGCTTCGTTTCAGTTCATCGCGATCACAGATAGTGTGGTACGAGGAACCCTCTATTTTCTCCTCGGTCTTTTGGCCGGTTCCGCCGTCATTTCGGCGCTTTGGCTTTTGCCGGCCGTGGTATTAGGGCTTTGGATAGGAAACCGCCTGCATTTTCGGATCGACGCCCGGCGGTTTCAATACCTGGTCCTCTTGGTGTTGGCGGCCACAGGCCTTAAGCTCATGATTTAG
- a CDS encoding transcriptional regulator, GntR family (PFAM: Bacterial regulatory proteins, gntR family; FCD domain~COGs: COG1802 Transcriptional regulators~InterPro IPR000524:IPR011711~KEGG: bts:Btus_3042 transcriptional regulator, GntR family~PFAM: HTH transcriptional regulator, GntR; GntR, C-terminal~SMART: HTH transcriptional regulator, GntR~SPTR: Transcriptional regulator, GntR family), producing MIQDTDAFRYPLPFNIAEAIAAQILAGEFRPGERLKEGELAHRYRTSRAPIREALYLLQVQGLIERVPRRGTVVRTYTAEDIEALYQTRIALELLAVDRIQAHWDDTFILALQKVVHSMHRAVQHHDYPQYAADNSRFHQEIVEHGGGTVIFALWHQISYPLKYLLRASIQSEDEIARSLAEHERIVEAFQHLDFEVVKNVLRDNILHGMQRVLAEHHPVH from the coding sequence ATGATTCAAGACACCGATGCATTTCGCTATCCCTTACCGTTTAATATTGCCGAGGCAATTGCGGCACAAATTTTGGCGGGAGAATTTCGACCGGGTGAACGATTAAAAGAGGGGGAGCTGGCGCATCGCTATCGGACGAGTCGGGCGCCCATCCGGGAAGCGTTGTACTTGTTACAGGTGCAAGGTCTGATTGAACGGGTGCCGCGGCGGGGAACGGTCGTCCGAACCTATACCGCGGAAGATATCGAGGCGCTTTATCAAACGCGGATTGCGCTGGAATTGCTGGCGGTCGATCGCATTCAAGCCCATTGGGATGACACGTTTATCCTGGCCTTGCAAAAAGTCGTGCACTCCATGCATCGGGCCGTGCAGCACCATGACTATCCGCAATATGCGGCGGATAACAGCCGATTTCATCAGGAAATTGTGGAACATGGCGGGGGCACGGTGATTTTTGCCTTGTGGCATCAAATCAGCTATCCCTTAAAGTATTTGTTGCGGGCCTCGATCCAGTCGGAAGACGAAATCGCACGCTCTCTAGCCGAACATGAACGCATCGTTGAGGCATTTCAGCACCTCGATTTCGAGGTCGTGAAAAATGTCTTGCGGGATAATATCTTGCACGGGATGCAGCGCGTATTGGCGGAGCATCATCCCGTACACTAA
- a CDS encoding Long-chain-acyl-CoA dehydrogenase (PFAM: Acyl-CoA dehydrogenase, C-terminal domain; Acyl-CoA dehydrogenase, middle domain; Acyl-CoA dehydrogenase, N-terminal domain~COGs: COG1960 Acyl-CoA dehydrogenase~InterPro IPR006092:IPR006091:IPR006090~KEGG: gtn:GTNG_1171 acyl-CoA dehydrogenase~PFAM: Acyl-CoA oxidase/dehydrogenase, type 1; Acyl-CoA dehydrogenase, N-terminal; Acyl-CoA oxidase/dehydrogenase, central region~PRIAM: Long-chain-acyl-CoA dehydrogenase~SPTR: Acyl-CoA dehydrogenase domain protein): MPHPYLTPEHEEFRQVFRRFLDTEARPYFSEWEHRRQVPREFWRKMGSHGFLCPMVEETYGGSGADFGYAVVITEELERIGSGLGGIGLHNDIVVPYIVQYARPEMKEHWLPRCASGDIITAVAMTEPEAGSDLASIRTVAERHGDDYVVTGQKTFITNGGQADLVVVAVKTDPTAKPPHRGISLLCIEADTPGFRRGRVFHKIGQHSQDTAELFFDHCRVPRDHLLGEEGEGFRYLAENLRQERLMVAIAAQAGMERALELTREYVTRRIQFGQPLSRLQTIRFTMAELCTRVQVSRAFVDSVVVRHMAGSATVSDASMAKWWATDTAKAVIGACLQLHGGNGYMEDYEIARRYRDIAVMPIYAGTNEIMKTIIAKDVLD; the protein is encoded by the coding sequence ATGCCGCATCCCTATTTAACTCCGGAACATGAGGAATTCCGGCAGGTGTTCCGACGTTTTTTGGATACCGAGGCTCGCCCGTATTTCTCCGAGTGGGAACACCGGCGGCAAGTCCCGCGGGAATTTTGGCGAAAGATGGGTTCGCACGGGTTTCTTTGTCCCATGGTCGAGGAAACCTACGGAGGATCCGGAGCCGATTTCGGCTACGCGGTGGTCATCACCGAAGAACTCGAGCGGATCGGATCCGGTCTCGGCGGAATCGGACTGCATAACGACATTGTCGTGCCGTATATTGTTCAATACGCGCGTCCGGAAATGAAAGAGCACTGGTTGCCGCGGTGTGCCTCCGGCGACATCATTACCGCGGTTGCCATGACCGAACCCGAGGCCGGATCCGATCTTGCCTCGATTCGTACCGTGGCCGAGCGCCACGGGGACGATTATGTGGTGACCGGGCAAAAAACCTTTATTACCAACGGAGGTCAAGCCGATTTGGTGGTCGTGGCGGTGAAAACCGATCCGACCGCCAAGCCGCCGCACCGTGGCATCAGTCTCTTGTGTATCGAAGCCGACACGCCCGGATTTCGTCGCGGACGGGTGTTTCACAAAATCGGCCAACACAGTCAAGATACGGCGGAACTCTTTTTCGATCATTGTCGCGTTCCGCGCGATCATCTCCTCGGCGAGGAGGGTGAAGGCTTTCGGTATTTGGCGGAGAATTTACGGCAAGAACGCCTGATGGTGGCGATTGCGGCCCAGGCCGGTATGGAACGGGCGTTGGAACTGACCCGGGAGTACGTGACCCGGCGGATTCAGTTTGGCCAACCGCTATCCCGGTTGCAGACGATTCGGTTCACCATGGCGGAGTTATGTACCCGGGTTCAGGTCAGTCGCGCATTCGTCGATTCCGTGGTTGTGCGTCATATGGCGGGTTCGGCGACGGTCAGCGACGCCTCGATGGCGAAATGGTGGGCCACGGATACGGCGAAAGCGGTAATTGGTGCCTGCCTTCAACTGCATGGCGGCAACGGATATATGGAGGATTATGAAATTGCGCGACGTTATCGGGATATTGCCGTAATGCCGATATATGCCGGCACCAACGAGATTATGAAGACGATCATCGCTAAAGATGTGTTGGATTGA
- a CDS encoding 3-hydroxy-2-methylbutyryl-CoA dehydrogenase (PFAM: short chain dehydrogenase~COGs: COG1028 Dehydrogenase with different specificities (related to short-chain alcohol dehydrogenase)~InterPro IPR002198~KEGG: aac:Aaci_1458 short-chain dehydrogenase/reductase SDR~PFAM: Short-chain dehydrogenase/reductase SDR~PRIAM: 3-hydroxy-2-methylbutyryl-CoA dehydrogenase~SPTR: Short-chain dehydrogenase/reductase SDR) — MRIEGRGFIVTGGGSGLGEATAEVFHEAGAHVAIVDRDTERGQKVADRIGGRFYPIDVTDDDGVHRMVDELVHDWGQIAGAVNCAGIGIAARVVGKNGPHSLDAFHRVLWVNTVGTFNVIRWTAWAMRDLPPGEDGERGVIINTASVAAFEGQIGQAAYSASKGAVVGMTLPIARELAQWGIRVVTIAPGIFDTPMLGLLSDEVRRSLGAQVPFPSRLGNPREYGLLARHIVENPMLNGEVIRLDGAIRMAPR, encoded by the coding sequence ATGCGGATCGAGGGACGCGGATTTATTGTGACCGGCGGCGGTTCCGGATTGGGCGAGGCTACCGCGGAAGTGTTTCATGAGGCCGGTGCCCATGTCGCCATCGTGGATCGCGACACGGAACGCGGGCAAAAAGTGGCCGACCGGATTGGCGGCCGATTTTACCCGATCGACGTGACCGACGACGACGGGGTGCACCGCATGGTTGACGAATTGGTGCATGATTGGGGCCAAATCGCCGGGGCGGTCAATTGCGCCGGGATCGGCATTGCGGCGCGTGTGGTGGGCAAAAACGGCCCTCATTCGCTGGATGCGTTTCATCGGGTGCTCTGGGTCAATACGGTCGGCACCTTTAACGTCATTCGGTGGACGGCGTGGGCGATGCGGGATCTACCGCCGGGCGAAGACGGGGAACGCGGCGTGATCATCAATACGGCATCCGTGGCCGCGTTTGAAGGCCAAATCGGTCAGGCGGCCTACTCCGCCTCCAAAGGCGCGGTCGTCGGGATGACGCTGCCGATTGCCCGCGAATTGGCCCAATGGGGTATTCGGGTGGTCACGATTGCGCCGGGCATCTTTGATACGCCGATGCTCGGCTTGTTGTCCGACGAGGTTCGCCGTTCGTTGGGCGCCCAGGTCCCGTTTCCGTCCAGACTGGGAAACCCGCGGGAATACGGCCTGTTGGCCCGGCACATCGTGGAAAATCCGATGTTGAACGGGGAAGTGATTCGACTCGACGGAGCGATTCGGATGGCGCCACGCTAG
- a CDS encoding acetyl-CoA acetyltransferase (PFAM: Thiolase, C-terminal domain; Thiolase, N-terminal domain~TIGRFAM: acetyl-CoA acetyltransferases~COGs: COG0183 Acetyl-CoA acetyltransferase~InterPro IPR002155~KEGG: bts:Btus_0525 acetyl-CoA acetyltransferase~PRIAM: Acetyl-CoA C-acyltransferase~SPTR: Acetyl-CoA acetyltransferase;~TIGRFAM: Thiolase), which translates to MVDAVIVDAVRTPIGRRRGRLADVHPIDLLAGVFRQVIRRNRLNPELVDDVIVGCVDQVGEQAVNIGRNAWLAAGLPESVPAVTIDRQCGSSLQALHFAAQGILAGAYDVAIAAGVESMSRVPMMSTVKVQGFPMTPSLYERYRLDRYGREFFDQALGAELIAKEWNLRREDLDAFGFESHQRAFRAQSSGAFDQEIVPVTLADGTLFQSDEGIRPDTTVEKMLGLPPAFPDLELITAGNASQISDGASAALVMRRDVAERLGLRPRARFVSFALVGVDPVTMLTGPIPATRKVLDRAGLSVGQIDLFEVNEAFASVVLAWQREIGVPMERVNVNGGAIALGHPLGATGTRITATLLNALELHQARYGLMAICEGGGMANATIIERI; encoded by the coding sequence ATGGTTGATGCAGTCATTGTGGATGCGGTGCGCACCCCCATCGGTCGCCGGCGCGGCCGTTTGGCCGACGTGCATCCGATCGATTTGCTGGCCGGCGTGTTTCGGCAAGTGATCCGGCGTAATCGGCTGAATCCGGAACTGGTCGACGACGTGATTGTCGGCTGTGTCGATCAAGTGGGGGAGCAAGCGGTCAATATCGGGCGCAACGCCTGGCTCGCGGCCGGGCTGCCGGAATCGGTCCCGGCGGTTACGATTGACCGACAATGCGGTTCGAGTCTGCAAGCTCTTCATTTTGCCGCCCAGGGGATTTTGGCGGGGGCCTATGACGTTGCAATCGCGGCCGGTGTGGAATCGATGTCGCGGGTGCCGATGATGAGTACGGTAAAAGTCCAAGGGTTTCCCATGACACCGTCCCTTTATGAACGTTACCGCCTCGACCGTTACGGACGGGAATTTTTTGACCAGGCATTAGGAGCGGAATTGATTGCCAAGGAATGGAATTTACGCCGGGAGGATTTGGATGCCTTCGGTTTTGAAAGCCATCAGCGCGCGTTTCGTGCCCAATCGTCGGGGGCGTTTGACCAGGAAATCGTGCCGGTAACCTTGGCCGACGGGACGCTGTTTCAGTCCGACGAGGGGATTCGGCCGGACACCACGGTGGAGAAAATGCTCGGCTTGCCGCCGGCGTTCCCCGATCTGGAGCTCATTACCGCAGGGAATGCCAGCCAAATTTCCGACGGGGCCAGCGCCGCCTTGGTGATGCGCCGGGATGTGGCGGAAAGGCTGGGCCTTCGGCCGCGGGCGCGGTTCGTGTCATTTGCCCTGGTTGGTGTCGATCCGGTGACCATGCTGACCGGGCCCATCCCGGCCACCCGTAAAGTGTTGGACCGGGCCGGTCTGTCGGTCGGCCAAATTGATTTGTTCGAGGTCAATGAAGCCTTTGCGTCTGTGGTGCTGGCCTGGCAACGGGAGATCGGCGTGCCCATGGAACGTGTCAACGTGAACGGGGGCGCGATCGCGCTCGGACACCCGTTGGGGGCGACCGGCACCCGGATTACCGCAACGCTCTTGAATGCGTTGGAGCTTCATCAGGCGCGCTACGGGTTGATGGCGATCTGCGAGGGCGGCGGAATGGCCAACGCGACGATTATTGAACGAATCTAA
- a CDS encoding Alpha-methylacyl-CoA racemase (PFAM: CoA-transferase family III~COGs: COG1804 acyl-CoA transferase/carnitine dehydratase~InterPro IPR003673~KEGG: gtn:GTNG_1172 hypothetical protein~PFAM: CoA-transferase family III~PRIAM: Alpha-methylacyl-CoA racemase~SPTR: Putative uncharacterized protein), translating into MVHAMLMGITVLDFTMLLPGPHASSRLRDLGATVWKIEPPGGDPARWTGPLNDGVGVVFQFHADGKTLREVDLTSMDGKALVREMAVDADVVLEGFRPGVAARLGIDYDTLAVVNPRLIYCSLTGYGQTGPLAAQAGHDLNYQALSGLLSLSEHASGGPAVPVVQWADLIGGEAAVTAILAALVDRERTGRGAFLDISMTDALKRLLTLYTAVWRLTGERGFAELSGRVVCYRLYRTQDGRWMALAALEPKFWKNFCDAVGHPEWIPFQFSDATPHNPIYRAIVACFAARPFEEWCETAQKADACLTPVLSVPEAAGLA; encoded by the coding sequence GTGGTGCATGCCATGTTAATGGGAATTACGGTACTCGATTTTACGATGCTCTTGCCCGGTCCTCACGCCTCCTCACGCCTACGTGATCTTGGGGCCACGGTGTGGAAGATCGAGCCTCCCGGCGGTGACCCGGCCCGGTGGACCGGACCGCTGAACGACGGAGTCGGGGTGGTGTTTCAGTTCCACGCGGACGGCAAAACGCTTCGAGAAGTGGATCTGACATCAATGGACGGGAAGGCGTTGGTACGAGAGATGGCGGTCGACGCCGACGTGGTGTTGGAGGGATTTCGGCCCGGTGTGGCGGCTCGGCTCGGAATCGATTATGACACCTTGGCGGTCGTGAATCCCCGGTTAATCTACTGTTCGTTGACCGGTTACGGCCAGACTGGGCCGTTGGCGGCCCAGGCGGGGCATGACCTGAATTACCAGGCGTTGAGCGGGCTCTTGTCCTTGTCCGAACACGCCTCGGGCGGTCCGGCAGTACCGGTGGTTCAGTGGGCGGACCTTATCGGCGGAGAAGCTGCGGTGACGGCGATTTTGGCGGCCTTGGTGGACCGCGAGCGTACCGGCCGGGGGGCGTTTTTGGACATCTCGATGACCGATGCCTTAAAACGTCTGTTGACGCTCTATACGGCCGTTTGGCGGCTGACCGGGGAGCGGGGATTTGCCGAGCTGTCCGGGCGGGTGGTCTGTTATCGTCTATACCGCACCCAAGATGGACGGTGGATGGCGCTTGCCGCATTGGAGCCTAAATTCTGGAAAAATTTTTGCGACGCCGTGGGACATCCGGAATGGATTCCTTTTCAATTTAGCGACGCCACACCGCATAATCCGATTTACCGGGCTATTGTGGCGTGTTTTGCCGCACGCCCGTTCGAGGAATGGTGCGAAACGGCCCAAAAGGCGGACGCGTGTTTGACCCCGGTGCTGTCCGTGCCGGAAGCGGCCGGATTGGCTTAA